In Legionella sp. PATHC035, a genomic segment contains:
- a CDS encoding efflux transporter outer membrane subunit yields MLKIFTFVACLLLSACFMVGPNYKEPKKPVAAHWPIRDASVKEAPFKTIKWWQVFHDPVLTSLINQGYHNNLSVQIAGVRVLQTRALLAQSVGLLYPQQQAATGNFTYYEIGGGELQTILPSTFETASLGFTANWEIDFWGKYRRAIQANDATFLSSLAAYDNALVTLTADVASTYIQIRTYEAQIKVTKANIVVQREGLKIAKARYNAGQTNLIDVEQAQTELSQTEASLPPLVNSLEQQRNAMALLLGTVPNGVDGQLRKSKGIPKAPSTIAVGIPKETLARRPDIHQARLDAIAQSAKIGATKANLFPSFSLNGTFVFSSNNIGSNSLADLFNWSNRSITAGPTLTWPILNYGQITNAVRAQDAVFQQSVLNYVNLVLKAQQEVQNNITAYIEAKKAERSLTQANAAAIKTLKLAIIRYINGETDFTPVLNAEQQQLSVQTSLVNAQANIPQALVALYRALGGGWEIRGTHDVVPQQIKAEMAARTNWGTLLKQQNHEAPRTKKERIKELYLPKW; encoded by the coding sequence GCCTCCGTAAAAGAAGCACCATTTAAAACAATAAAATGGTGGCAAGTTTTTCATGATCCAGTACTTACTTCATTAATTAATCAAGGTTATCACAATAATCTGTCAGTACAAATTGCTGGCGTAAGGGTTTTGCAAACTCGGGCACTATTGGCTCAGTCAGTTGGTCTGTTGTATCCGCAACAACAGGCTGCAACCGGTAACTTCACTTACTACGAAATTGGTGGCGGTGAGCTGCAAACGATTTTACCTTCAACCTTTGAAACCGCTTCGCTCGGTTTTACTGCGAATTGGGAAATAGATTTTTGGGGTAAATATCGCCGGGCTATCCAGGCTAATGATGCGACATTTTTATCTTCTCTAGCTGCTTATGATAATGCGCTGGTCACTCTTACTGCCGACGTTGCCAGCACCTACATCCAAATCCGTACTTATGAAGCGCAAATCAAGGTAACAAAAGCCAACATCGTGGTGCAGCGGGAAGGTCTAAAAATAGCCAAGGCTCGGTATAATGCAGGACAAACTAACCTGATTGATGTGGAGCAAGCGCAGACAGAGCTTTCACAGACCGAAGCGTCTCTGCCGCCATTGGTAAATAGTTTAGAGCAACAAAGGAATGCAATGGCGCTTTTATTAGGGACGGTGCCTAACGGAGTTGATGGACAACTTAGGAAAAGTAAAGGGATTCCTAAAGCACCTTCAACGATAGCGGTTGGAATTCCTAAAGAAACATTAGCGCGTCGACCGGACATTCATCAAGCACGTTTGGATGCGATAGCACAATCGGCCAAAATCGGCGCAACTAAAGCCAATCTTTTTCCATCTTTTTCTTTAAATGGGACGTTTGTTTTTTCTTCAAACAATATCGGGTCAAACTCCCTTGCCGATCTCTTTAATTGGTCAAATCGCTCTATAACTGCCGGACCAACGCTGACATGGCCAATACTTAATTACGGCCAAATCACCAACGCGGTACGGGCACAAGATGCCGTATTCCAGCAATCCGTATTAAATTATGTCAATCTGGTTCTAAAGGCACAGCAAGAAGTGCAAAATAATATTACCGCCTACATTGAAGCCAAAAAAGCGGAGCGCTCCTTAACGCAAGCAAACGCTGCTGCAATCAAAACGTTGAAACTCGCAATAATTCGTTACATTAACGGCGAAACAGATTTTACACCGGTGCTTAATGCCGAGCAGCAACAATTAAGTGTGCAGACTTCGTTGGTGAATGCGCAAGCGAATATTCCCCAGGCATTAGTCGCTCTTTATCGTGCACTTGGCGGTGGTTGGGAAATCCGCGGTACTCATGATGTGGTACCACAACAAATTAAAGCGGAAATGGCAGCACGAACCAACTGGGGTACTTTGCTCAAACAACAAAATCACGAAGCACCTCGAACTAAGAAAGAAAGGATAAAAGAACTTTATTTGCCTAAGTGGTAG
- a CDS encoding efflux RND transporter periplasmic adaptor subunit, with amino-acid sequence MNYKDSKSVKMAGIAVAVLLLIYLMVHFFGKSNVPTIPPPPVVVQKPIPAEMAEYVTQTGNTVAYNSVNLVARVEGYLDSIEFVDGTFVKKGKELFVIQPEPYFEKLRAAKATVAATKASLVYNKSEYARQQRMYKEHATSLNEVEKWYAKTLEIAAELDKAEAEEINAAINYGYTHISAPFDGRIGRHLVDVGNLVGHGEATNLATIEQIDPIYVYFNLNEIDLIKLRAAARASGFKPKDINKIPVDVSLQGDTTFKYKATLDFVNTGLNASTGTMELRALLQNKDYIFVPGLFVQVRVAISKPKKQLTVPDSAILYDQIGAYVLTVDTNHLVVLKRVTLGSVENGMRGIATGLDAQDQVIIDGLQYATPGNKVEPRQQAVPTKDDQDQEHKEAKH; translated from the coding sequence ATGAACTATAAAGATTCTAAATCGGTCAAAATGGCAGGGATAGCTGTTGCTGTTTTACTTCTCATCTATTTGATGGTGCATTTTTTTGGCAAAAGTAATGTTCCAACGATCCCGCCGCCGCCAGTAGTTGTGCAAAAACCAATACCGGCAGAAATGGCCGAATATGTGACCCAAACAGGAAATACGGTAGCTTATAATTCAGTTAATCTGGTCGCTCGTGTTGAAGGCTATCTTGATTCCATAGAGTTTGTTGATGGAACATTTGTTAAAAAAGGAAAAGAGCTTTTTGTCATTCAACCCGAGCCGTATTTTGAAAAACTTAGGGCTGCTAAGGCAACTGTTGCCGCCACAAAGGCCTCGCTGGTGTACAATAAATCAGAGTACGCACGCCAACAGCGTATGTATAAAGAACACGCTACCTCGCTCAATGAAGTCGAAAAATGGTATGCCAAAACGTTAGAAATTGCTGCCGAATTGGATAAAGCAGAAGCCGAAGAAATCAATGCGGCCATTAATTACGGTTATACCCATATTTCAGCCCCATTTGATGGCCGAATTGGTCGACATTTGGTTGATGTTGGTAATCTTGTAGGCCACGGCGAAGCCACGAATTTAGCTACCATAGAGCAGATTGATCCTATCTATGTTTACTTTAATCTAAATGAAATTGATTTAATCAAATTGCGTGCTGCTGCGCGTGCGAGTGGATTTAAACCAAAAGATATTAACAAAATTCCGGTTGACGTGAGCTTACAAGGCGATACAACCTTCAAGTACAAGGCAACACTTGATTTTGTGAATACAGGCCTTAATGCATCTACGGGAACAATGGAGCTGCGTGCCCTTTTGCAAAATAAAGATTATATTTTTGTACCAGGACTCTTTGTGCAGGTACGTGTAGCGATATCCAAACCCAAAAAGCAATTAACAGTGCCTGATTCCGCGATTCTTTACGATCAAATCGGCGCTTATGTCTTAACTGTCGATACGAACCATCTCGTCGTATTGAAGCGAGTCACTTTAGGTAGTGTAGAGAATGGAATGCGTGGGATCGCTACGGGACTTGATGCTCAAGACCAGGTAATTATCGATGGCCTGCAATATGCGACTCCTGGAAATAAAGTGGAGCCTCGGCAACAGGCTGTACCAACGAAAGATGATCAAGACCAAGAACATAAAGAAGCCAAGCATTAA